A stretch of Tripterygium wilfordii isolate XIE 37 chromosome 11, ASM1340144v1, whole genome shotgun sequence DNA encodes these proteins:
- the LOC120009037 gene encoding golgin candidate 6, which translates to MDLVSGYKGVVGLVFGNENSASNEDSYVERLLDRISNGVLAEDRRNALVELQSIVAEGHAAQLAFGAMGFPIIMGVLKEESDDVEMVRGALETLVSALTPINHARGQKNEVQPALMNTDLLSREAESISLLLSLLSEEDFYVRYYTLQILTALLTNSPNRLQEAILAIPRGITRLMDMLMDREVIRNEALLLLTYLTREAEEIQKIVVFEGAFEKIFSIIREEGGSDGGVVVQDCLELLNNLLRNTVSNQILLRETIGFDSLVSILKLRGSTYKFTQQKTTNLLSALETINVLTNGGSEADPGRDANRLTNRMVLVQKKALDHLLLLGVESQWAPVPVRCMALHCIGDLIAGHPKNLDVLASKVLGEEQQAEPALNSILRIILRTSSPQEFVAADYVFKSFCEGNIDGQTMLASTLIPQPHLMTHAPIEEDVNMSFGSMLLRGLTLSETDGDLESCCRAASVLSHILKDNIQVKERVLRIELEEPTPSFGAPEPLMHRMMKYLALASMKNKDGSSSTTSNLYVQPIILKLLVTWLADFPSGVQCLLDSRPHLTYLLELVSNPSATVCIRGLVAALLGECVLYNKSSDKGKDAYTIVDAISQKVGLTSYFLKFDEMQKSFIFSSAKSSQSHKPLTRSAAASMEEIEDVDENVYDQKNKDHPILSSIFNSRFIDFVKRLEADIRENIVDVYSRPKSEVAVVPAELEQKSGENDKDYIQRLKSFVGKQCSEIQNLLGRNASLAEDLAKTGGNGSSQHEQRVSSGSDRVQVETLRKDLQEALHRIEILKVEKAKIESEASMYQTLAGKMEGDLKSLSDAYNSLEQANFHLEKEVKTLASGGTSTFPDVEAMKAEAREEAQRESEAELNDLLVCLGQEQSKVEKLSERLMELGEDVDKLLEDVGDDMGVPGDGDEEED; encoded by the exons ATGGATTTGGTGTCTGGGTACAAG GGGGTTGTGGGCCTTGTTTTTGGCAATGAGAATTCAGCTTCGAATGAAGATAG CTATGTTGAACGCTTGCTTGATCGAATAAGCAATGGTGTCCTGGCTGAGGACAGGAGAAATGCTCTGGTAGAGCTTCAGTCTATTGTAGCTGAAGGTCATGCTGCCCAGTTAGCTTTTGGAGCAATGG GTTTTCCTATAATTATGGGTGTTTTAAAGGAAGAATCGGATGATGTTGAGATG GTTCGAGGAGCTTTAGAAACTCTTGTGAGTGCTTTGACTCCTATAAATCACGCAAGAGGGCAGAAGAATGAGGTTCAACCTGCTTTAATGAACACTGATCTGCTTTCCCGAGAAGCAGAAAGCATATCCCTTCTTTTAAGTTTGTTG TCAGAGGAGGATTTCTATGTGCGGTATTACACTCTTCAAATTTTGACGGCACTTCTTACAAACTCTCCAAATAG GTTACAGGAAGCCATTCTGGCCATTCCTCGTGGTATAACCCGGCTTATGGATATGCTTATGGATCGCGAG GTGATAAGGAACGAGGCCTTATTGCTTCTTACTTACTTGACTCGTGAAGCTGAg gaaattcaaaaaattgtggTCTTTGAAGGTGCATTTGAGAAAATTTTCAGTATTATCAGAGAGGAAGGAGGATCCGATGGTGGTGTTGTTGTGCAG GATTGTCTTGAATTGCTGAACAATCTTCTTCGTAACACTGTATCGAATCAG ATACTGCTGAGGGAGACTATTGGGTTTGACTCCTTAGTCTCAATCCTGAAGCTACGAGGAAGTACTTACAAATTCACCCAACAAAAG ACAACTAATTTACTCAGTGCCTTAGAAACCATTAATGTGTTAACAAATGGAGGTTCAGAGGCTGACCCTGGAAGAGATGCAAATAGGCTGACTAATAGAATGGTCCTGGTTCAG AAAAAAGCGTTGGATCATCTTTTGCTTCTGGGCGTGGAATCCCAATGGGCTCCAGTGCCTGTGCGTTGCATG GCATTGCATTGCATTGGTGATTTGATTGCTGGACATCCCAAGAATCTTGATGTCCTTGCAAGCAAAGTTCTTGGTGAAGAACAACAAGCAGAACCTGCGCTGAATTCCATTCTCCGAATCATTTTACGAACATCTAGCCCTCAAGAGTTTGTTGCTGCTGACTATGTTTTTAAAAGCTTTTGTGAG GGAAACATTGATGGCCAAACAATGTTAGCATCAACGTTAATTCCTCAACCACATTTAATGACTCATGCTCCAATTGAGGAGGATGTGAACATGTCATTTGGAAG CATGCTGCTACGTGGTCTTACTTTGAGCGAAACTGATGGTGACCTTGAG AGTTGTTGCAGAGCTGCTAGTGTTCTTTCTCATATTCTAAAGGACAATATCCAGGTCAAGGAAAGG GTTCTACGGATTGAACTCGAGGAACCCACACCTTCCTTTGGAGCTCCAGAGCCTCTGATGCATCGAATGATGAAATACTTGGCTCTTGCCTCTATGAAGAATAAAGATGGAAGCTCAAGTACAACATCAAACTTGTATGTTCAGCCAATTATTTTGAAGTTGCTGGTCACTTGGCTGGCCGACTTTCCTAGTGGTGTGCAGTGCCTCCTTGATTCACGACCCCATTTAACATATTTACTTGAGTTGGTGTCAAATCCATCTGCAACTGTATGCATTAGGGGGCTTGTAGCAGCTCTCTTGGGAGAGTGTGTCCTTTATAACAAGTCTAGTGACAAGGGAAAGGATGCTTATACTATAGTCGATGCTATAAGTCAGAAAGTTGGGCTTACATCATATTTTTTGAAGTTTGATGAGATGCAGAAAAGCTTTATTTTCTCATCTGCAAAGTCTTCCCAGTCCCATAAACCATTGACAAGATCTGCTGCTGCTAGCATGGAAGAGATTGAGGATGTTGATGAGAATGTTTATGATCAGAAGAACAAAGATCACCCTATTCTTTCTTCCATTTTCAATTCTCGTTTCATAGACTTTGTTAAGAGGTTGGAGGCAGATATTAGAGAAAACATTGTAGATGTATATAGTCGTCCAAAGAGTGAGGTAGCAGTTGTGCCTGCAGAATTGGAGCAGAAGAGTGGGGAAAATGACAAGGATTATATCCAGCGACTGAAATCTTTCGTGGGGAAACAGTGCTCCGAGATCCAG AATCTTCTGGGCCGGAATGCGTCTTTAGCTGAGGATCTGGCGAAGACTGGTGGTAATGGCTCTTCTCAACATGAGCAAAGGGTAAGCAGTGGGTCAGATAGAGTCCAGGTAGAGACACTTCGGAAGGATCTTCAAGAAGCATTGCATAGGATAGAGATACTCAAGGTAGAGAAAGCTAAAATTGAATCTGAGGCATCCATGTACCAAACATTAGCTGGGAAGATGGAAGGTGATCTCAAAAGCCTATCTGATGCATACAACAGTCTTGAACAAGCCAACTTCCATCTGGAAAAGGAGGTGAAAACACTTGCAAGTGGAGGGACTTCAACATTTCCCGATGTAGAGGCAATGAAGGCAGAAGCAAGGGAAGAAGCGCAGAGGGAGAGTGAAGCGGAACTGAATGATTTGCTCGTGTGCCTGGGGCAAGAGCAAAGTAAGGTGGAAAAGCTGAGTGAAAGGTTGATGGAGCTAGGGGAGGATGTGGACAAACTGCTTGAAGATGTTGGAGATGATATGGGGGTACCAGGAGATGGTGATGAGGAGGAAGACTAA